From a region of the Agrobacterium tumefaciens genome:
- a CDS encoding nucleotidyltransferase domain-containing protein, which produces MGEGQSEYCAEVVNAIERIMRFAQQFHENAEAALLAGSRSRGTARANSDYDVVLFFPSLPTGAWREVVAFEGQVLEVFCHDLNTFSYFCREIDRPSGKPVLPALVTEGISVLPPTPTLERARVIAKQVIDAGPLPLTNPEIDRRRHVISDLALALDATTSGHERLATGATLYIELADFALRANGQWSATGKALPRALATMSDGLALQFERSFQALFAGLESRQVNDLIDDVLRDFGGRLREGYRQHAPSEWRDA; this is translated from the coding sequence ATGCGGTTCGCGCAACAATTTCACGAGAACGCCGAGGCGGCATTGCTGGCGGGCTCGCGCTCAAGGGGCACAGCACGGGCGAACTCGGATTACGACGTCGTTCTGTTTTTCCCTTCGCTGCCCACGGGCGCATGGCGCGAGGTTGTGGCGTTCGAAGGGCAGGTGCTTGAAGTCTTTTGTCACGACCTCAACACGTTCTCCTATTTCTGCCGGGAGATTGACCGCCCATCAGGAAAACCGGTTCTGCCTGCGCTGGTGACGGAAGGAATCTCCGTCTTGCCGCCCACGCCAACGCTGGAGCGTGCGCGTGTCATCGCAAAGCAGGTGATTGACGCAGGACCTCTGCCGCTGACCAACCCTGAGATTGATCGCCGCCGCCATGTTATTTCGGATCTGGCTTTGGCGCTCGATGCCACCACATCAGGACACGAGCGTCTTGCAACCGGCGCGACGCTCTATATCGAGTTGGCGGATTTTGCATTGCGGGCCAATGGGCAATGGAGTGCAACGGGCAAGGCATTGCCTCGGGCTCTTGCGACCATGTCAGACGGTCTTGCCCTGCAATTTGAAAGATCATTCCAGGCGCTGTTTGCTGGACTGGAAAGCCGGCAGGTCAATGACCTCATCGACGACGTTCTGCGAGATTTTGGCGGTCGACTGAGAGAGGGATACAGACAGCACGCCCCCAGCGAATGGCGGGATGCTTGA